DNA from Drosophila gunungcola strain Sukarami chromosome 3L unlocalized genomic scaffold, Dgunungcola_SK_2 000002F, whole genome shotgun sequence:
GGTTTGGCGCCTACATCGACGAATCGAATCCGGAACAGCTTAAGTGCATACGATATCGCGATGCGCAGGGTGTGTGGAACAAGTCGTATGCGGTGCTCTTTATGGTCTTTGGTAATGTTCTCGCAGTCGCCAGTCAATTATATGGCCAAACTAATTCAGCAATCGCTTTCATTTAGGAACCCTATTGTGCATCGTGATAGTGGCCTGCAACCTATTCGTGGCCCACACACTGCTCTGTGTGATTGGACGGAGCCGAACGGCCAAGCGACACATGCACTATGACTTGGTCAAAGACAAGGCCAGTACGATTAGCATCGATCCGGAGAGCAGCAGCGGCACCACTCTCTACCAGACACAGCTCAGTTCCGGAAGCGGAAGTAGCCATCGCAGTGTCCAGCCAACGAGGCAGTACCGGCACAGCGTCAGTGTTACAATGGCGGCCACGGACTCCTCGCCGGTGGAGATCAAGTTCGCCAAGCTGATGGCCTTCCTAAGCATCTCGTTTGTCATCTGCTGGATGCCACAAATGGTAGGTTCTCCAAGAAAAATACACCCTTTCCGCTTTCAAAGAGGAAATATTCAATTgattcaagataaaattaaggcataaaatttatttaaaaaaaaatattaaaattacatatGATAAAATCGTTGGCATTTCTTGAAGCTTTTTGTATttgcacaataaaaaatttaaagagtgtccacttttattaattatataaactCATTACTTGTCTTGTTCTTTTTAGTAattctttatattttgtagacATCCATTTCGTGATTAAGCTAAAAAAGGTTTATTTGTtagatatttaattataaaaataaacattttaaaatgtcttcATACTTTTGTAATATTTGCTTTGATTTCATTTGTGCAAAAGTATTTAAGATGGACAAGAAATTCCTTCCGATCCAATTAATTTTACACAATCATAATTAGCTGCAtagtatttttcttttaaatttcctcCCATATTCCGAATTTCACATTGATCGCACAATTTTACGGTATGCAATCATATTTACAAACTGAGGTGCGGCGGGTTTATATTGTGTTGCAGCACTCGACTATATCAATCtcgtttatttcaaaattgttttcgaATTTCTTTGAAGATCGCCATCCCGTTGGCCATTGCTCCAGATCGGGTGCCCGCATCGAATAAATTCTTCATCATCGCCGACGTGCTCACAGCTCTGCACTTCACCTCGGATCCGTATGTCTACGTGCTGAGTCGCTCCAAGTCCATCAACTGGTCGTTGCTGAGCTGCATCAAGCGCTGGAGGAGCGGATGGCGTCCGGGCGGACTTCGCCGATCTCAGAGCGATCAGAGCCGGATGCGAACCACGATGACGGAGGCGAATACTCTGGACTTCAACTGATACCGCTGGATCTTCGTCAGGCACCCAAGTACTTAACCCCTTCTCGGTGGGGTCTCACTCATTTATCTGCTCCGCCTCCCTTCGGACACTCGAGGGAGAAGCATCTCCTAGTCGCATAAGTTGTAAATAATATACCCTATTTGTATGGCATCATATCAAGGTTTTCCTTATATGCTCAACTCACATAATCTCTGAATCGACATGCGATTTGTAGCATAAAATATACCGCATACCTGTGTGTGAATGTATAATAAAGTGTctaatttatttggattttaGGGGTTTGGGTTTGCGAAATAATTGAACTATGCCCTTACgtttacataaattaaattcgtattctacaaaaacaattacaattgtaaaaaagttttcaatagTCTGCCTTGTCTAgcttatattttcatattgtttttataaatcattGTCAGACTattaaacaagtaataaattcCTGACCTAAGTTAAATCATGCAACAATTGATCATATAAATGatctaaataaacaaaaaccgcATCATCCAGGAAGTGACTACTGCATCTCATTGCCCAGAACAGCTTTAAGGcgaatttccatttccctcGACCAATGCAAACAGGAAGGTTATTTGTTTTACAACTacttttgtttctttgtttattttaaaaattgtatgatTACATAAGCTGAATGATTGGTGGTTGGCTGGTATGGTCTATGCAGAGCTAGGAGGGGGGAATTGGGTGTAATTCATGTGGAAATCGATTCAATCAAGTTGTCTGTACTCTCCCACTCGTCACAGTATCAAGAATTTCGTCTTCAGTTACAATGTAGTCAACTGTTTCAACGTAAAGTTGCTTGTCCTCTTGGTTTCCTTTCATTCAGTGTATATGCAAATTGGGATGCAAATGTCAAATTGCGGGAAGAGATCGTTTGATCTGTTCTTCATCCTCCTCCTGGGCGtgaatgtatatatattttttcttgtataGAGTTTAAGTGTATGTTAAGTTAAGCTACGAAATCCGCCGACGTCTACTTAGTAGCGGTTGTAGCGGCCGCGAGCGCGTTGGCGCTGCGGCGTGGCCTTCGGACCGGCGGCGGCCCGAGCGGGCGTTGCCTTCTTGGCCGGCGACGGCGAGGCATCTGGCGTCGATGGGGCGGcagcggtgggcgtggccggagCGGCTGCCTTGACCGCGGCCTTGGCTGGCGTCTTGGCCACGGGAGCTGGTTCAACGGGTGCCGGCGCCTTGGCCGGAGTGGGCTCCGGTTCGGGCTCTGGCTCGGCCTCCTGCTCCTCATCCTGGGCCTCCATCTCTTCCTCGCCATTGTCCTGGCCAGCGCCATCATCCTCGCCCTCGCCTTCAATCTCCTCGTCGCCTTCTCCTTCGCCCTCGCCCTCGGCATTCTCTTCCACCATCTCGATGTCATCGTCGTCGCCGGTGGCCTCCGAAGGATCGTACAGCTCACCCTCGGCTCCCTCGGCGGCCTCCTCGGCGCCGGCGTTGTCAGCGGCCGGGGTCTCTGTCTCCTCCACCTTGCGCTTCTTGCGCTCGTTCTCCTCCAGAGCGGCGGCGGCACGCTTCTGGGCAATCTTGGTGTCACTCGACTTCTCGTTGATGAACTTCAGGAAGTTGCGGTGATGGGTGGCCGTGCGCGAGTGAATCTCGGCGGTCACCTCGGTGTCGAAGAACTTGCTGCACACCGAGCACTCGTAGCACTCCAGCTTGGAGATCAGGCCGGGGCCGACGGCCCTCTGCCAGTTGTACTTGGGCAGGCGGGTGTCCACCTCGCTGGGAATCTCGTCGCCGTCGGTGAAGTCGAGGATGCAGTCCTCGGGATCCACTGGCAgggccacctcctcctcctcctggcTCTCGTTGAGCTCCTCGCCCTCCTTGGTCTCGTCGGCGGCCTCCTCACCCTCCTTGGCCTCTTCGCCCTCGCCTTCCTCGCCCTCGGCAGCCTCACCATCGCCGCCGGCACCATCTTTCTTGGCCTCGCCATCGGCGGCATCGCCCTCCTTCTTTGCCGGCTTCTTCTTGCGCTTTTGGGGCAGGCGGAGATCGCGggtctcctcctcctcggtgCTGATAGGCAGGGTCTGGCGCTTGCGCTCACCCACCTTGGTGTTGCTCTCGGCGGCCTTCTTCAGATGCTCGGCGGACAGAAGATGCGTGTCGTAGTCGATGCGAGTGGCGAACTCCTTGTTGCACTCAATGCACTTGGGGTGCAGGAACTTCTTCAGCTGCAAATGGCCCTCCGACTTGCGATGGGTCGAGATGTGACCATGGAAGTTCAGGTCGCACATGGTGCAGTAGTCCAGCTGGCGCTGCTTGCTCTTGCCCATGCGCTTCAAGCGGTCGAACTCGATCGACTTCAGCTGCTCGGCGATCTTGGCCTCCTGGCGGATCATGTTGGCCTTGAGGCGGTAGCTCTCCTCGATGCCCTCGCGCATCATCAGATGGGTGCGTCCCTTGATGTGGTTCTCGAACGAATTGGCGTCCCACATATGCTTCTTGCACAGATGACAGTAGAACATGTCGTTCGGCACACTAGCGTACGGCGACTCCTTGGTGGGGCTATAGAATTCGATCAGAGATCATTGATCATTTGTTATGGGGGGAAAGGAATAGAGAAAGGTAAATCTATTAGTTGTGACATATTGAATGCAAAGACGGGGATGCGTCTGGTCTGGCTCTAAGGAAGAGAATACAATATTAGAGGGGTAGAGAGTTGGATATTGCTGCAATTATACTTATGATACGTACAGTACAGATGGAGATAGGTGAGTGAATGTCTTAGCTATGATTTTGATGCGTTATGAATGTAAATGCATTGCAAGATAGAAATATGCCATAAATTTACTGGTTAACACTGAAGTTGTCTCGAATAAAAGCCTAAGCCTTGATTATTTAAGCAATATACTATATACCTACGGCATATTTCTTTCTCTTATGAAATCTTAAATGTATTATCAAAGTTTCATCCATAaattgattattaaaaaatataggaTGAATATTGaactttataaattaaaaaggcgaaacatatttgcattttaaaacgTTAAAATATGAGAACGTTCCAAAATGAAGTTGAAATGaattatgcaaatgttttcaaaagaaaaaaacattattattacttaATCTCCTTTTTAACTGGGAATAATAAGATTATAGTGTACACAAAACGCAAAAAGTTTAGCCCAAacttacattttcaaaacaatttcatatataattgtatttaaataaaatgacatTCATGAATGGATATATGTATGGGTTCAATGCAGTTTGAACACATTGAGCTATAGATCCACAGTACCCTACCCAAATAGGCGTAGTCCCTCCCACATACACACAGTAACACTAACAGCATCAAAAAAGGCACTATCCCTAATGAACGGCTAGTTCAagttaaatatacttttttagaGATGTATGAGGAAACTCGATTAGAGAATTGAATTGCCTAGGTACTTAAGTAAaacggtttaaattatatttttgggcTGCTGAGTTCGGTTCTTATgtaattttggttttagtgAAAGAAATAGAATCCTTTCGATTTGGTGGTGGGCAGCAAAAATATGTATTCTTTTTTGTTGtggttttggtttgtttgGAAAAGTTGTAGTAAGTCTTACCTCTCGATTTTCTTTTCGCCAGGAGTGGGTtccttctttttattttggttggCATTTTTAGCCAAAAGTTTCTTGGCACGATCAAAAGCATTTTGCTTGCGAATACCGCCGCCGCCCTGCTTTTGCGGGGGCTTGGGTCCACTACCAGTGGCGCCCCGATTTTGGAAGCCACCTCCCTGGCCACGACGGTTATTGAGACGATTGCCGGCACCGCCGCCGCGACTGACCATCTATATATATCGTTTAGTTTATCATTTAGGATTAACAATAACATTTTTGCACAATTCCGAATGCACACATGGGGCATATTGtgaattgtttttgttttggtttacAAACAGAGGCAATATTCGTAGAGCATTTTCAAAAGATCAGAGACAATATGGCGGTTCGGCCatttacaatgttttgtgGGGGGCGAAGCGATCAAATTGAACAGATAATTGATAATTGCAGGAGAAAATTCGTTACAGAAATGTATGGCAAAcgttaatatataataaaatatatatatataaatatagtgACACATGAGCACATTGTATATTGATATTGGTCAGATCGACGGGGCAGTTGCGGCGGCCAATCAGTCGACGGGGATAGTTGGATATATATtgcatgtatatatatatatatattcggtGGCGTGTGGCGGCGAGTGGCATTTGAAAATGGAAATCGGATTTTTTGAGTTTCAGAGGCAGGAACGTCGAAGAAGAATTGGCGTTGAATTTGCATTAGACATAAGATATAAATAGGTATTACATATTATGGTTTTAGATGTAATTATGTTGCACCATCAagcagtaccagtaccagaTCGGatcagtttcggtttcagaGCAGAGCAGATTAGAAGATTGCATTGCGATCAATAATATCAATCGGTCGAGCAATCGgtcaatcaatcaatcgaTCAGTGGCGTCGCACGGGAAGCAtcatatagtatatagtatcgCATCGTTGATGAAGATTCGCATATTGGCCATATTGAGTGCGCATCGCATGTGTGtgttgagtgtgtgtgcgttgcattttatatattcaattttattttgattttcgaaaatattgtttgttgGCCGTGaatggaatttatttttgggttgGGGAGAGATTTTCGTTGATTGCAATCAAATATTGCAAATGGGAAGAGGCGGCatcaacggcagcaacaacacgcaacagcagcaacgacagcaacaacgacaacaacaacaacaacaacgacagcaGCAAGTATATATGCcggagcagcaacaacaatatgGAATGCATTATTCGAAATATGCAAGACGATGCGGTTGCGATATTCGATATTTAAGGTGTATTGAAAAGCATCGAATATTTGAGTTtggcatttttgttttggaagagagaataaaaatagataatGGATAAATTAGACAAGCGTAGTGGCAAATAGAGTCCAGCCAAGAAATGTTTGGTTGACTTGACACTGGATTTTCGGATAATAATTGAATTATAATAATGGTAATAAGGTATTTAAATGCTTAAGTACATCTAGTAAGAAAATTATTGCATATAAATTACTTATGATTCAATCTTGATATATAGAGATCATCATCATACTCTTTTCATCGTTAAGTGGAACAAGTGTTGGCGGTACATGGTTTTATAGGTACATTTCGTTATCAATGCGGTgtgtattatataaatttatcgtTTCTTTTTTCAGTATAATAATCTGTATCTTTTTCGTTTGTGCAGTATCTACAGAACTAAAAAagtattgcattttaaatggaataaatgcgttttttattgaaaacctCCGTCTACCACATCCGTCCTCCTTTACATCCTTATTTCCTGACTACACTGCACAAAGTTCTCATTactatttttacaatattctTTTGGCTAATTTGgttatgttttagtttttctgtTGTTGGTTTATTAGACTACAAGCTACGATTAGATTCAGGATTTGTATCATTGTTGTTTATCTTTTAAAGGAAAAGCATTAGCTACTTTGGCAATATAACAATCTAACTAAgggaaaaataaacacaaaatttaaggTTCTGTTGTGGAGTGCAAGCTAGTATTTTTTGGAAATGGTTCTAATTAAAAACACGCGATGCTcgaataatattaataaaatcagactgcaataataattaagaagTATTTTCTATGTTTTATAAAGATCTATTTTAGGCAAAAATCATTTGTCTTAGAATTTAATTGATGTGttaataaatgtgtttttgttgaCAATTCGGTTGTATTGTTgctagttttaaatattttagaattatagAAATGTTATGAATTTGGTATTCATAATAATacataatacttttttttcatttaacacTTTTGATcagacaatttttaaagatcaTGTTTTCATTAAAACGGAACtatgtttgaaaaattaatcCCATTTTTATTCTATTGCATCTCCACCACAAAAATCCGATTCGCAATACACACGAATCCCAAAcgaacaataataataacataggACATATAACAATTCATATCTGTTTGCTTTGTCAACTAGTTGGGGAAAATTGAACTTTTTTACATACCGGGCCGCCGCGTTGATTGCGATTTCCcatgccgccgccgccgcggGGCAAATCGAGGAGCGAAGGTGGGTTCTGGTTCCTGAACAGGTTGTTCAGCAGATTGCTGGCCAGGTTAATGGCCTGGGCGTTCATCTGACCGCCGCCCTGGCGCATGTTGTTTCCAAATTGTCCGCCGCCGGGATTCTGGGACTCCCAGGGCGACATGTTCATACCGCCCATGCGGTTGGCGTTCATGGGCCCGCCatagttgttgttgccgcctCCGAAATTGCGATTACGGTTCTGGTTACCACGGAAAGCCATGTTGCCGCCGTTGACCTTTTGGTTATTTGCTAAACGATTCTGTTGATTTCCGTTGACCTTTACgctgcaaataaatataagaattacaattttttattcatgttatattatattttgaaaaagcgattacaaaaattttttttttccatgtttctAAGATTTTGGTTTAACATTTATGATTTAAGGAGGTTTATGCTTTGAACTAATTAAAAAGTCGACAAATACAGAAGttgtgggttttttttttttaatatttacttttaccaacttttacaaaaacaaatggcTATTATTATAAGGCTGAATTAGAAAGTTTCATTTTAGTtagaatatacatatacttttATACTTTCGATTATCGTAAGAAATTCtttggaaaaatatatttttataaacggAAATCAGTTTAGATTTTGGAACAGGAGATACATAAATAATTAGGAATTTTTGGGGGTTGATGTGCAGCATACCTGACCATAATTTTGAtgggtttttggtttggtGGGAATGGGATGTGTTATGTAGGATTTGTATTTAAGCGAGCAAATAACTTAAGACAAGCTGAAAATAAAACGGCACAAAGGAAGAACGAAACAAATATTAGGATGCAAGCggaaatgtattatttttggttaGTAAGCTCCtgaatcttttattttctacGGGTAGTTATTGAACCCCGTAAAAAACGCAACTCAACCCAGCGTGCGTATACACACACAACAATccatatacacacatacatacaggCATACAAAAAACGGAAATAAAAGgggaaataaaaagaaatgagAATAGTTTTGGCGCTACAGTCAGCAGTTTACATTATCAACTATTAAAACTGGTTTTTTTCGCCACT
Protein-coding regions in this window:
- the LOC128257994 gene encoding prostaglandin D2 receptor; protein product: MEMETTTTAALHQLMLANATSVTIPKALYANRNRLIFGAIVMVLGVFGNSLALFILARKKHNKNSKYTLMLRCLATNNLVALLGMLTTTLLKIYLSKEVLQSFVRMDCVGHVVWRFFGLSSGCIAAVMAAERWMALARPFIYHKHITYELIGKSINSILIVAVIITFLPFVGFGAYIDESNPEQLKCIRYRDAQGVWNKSYAVLFMVFGTLLCIVIVACNLFVAHTLLCVIGRSRTAKRHMHYDLVKDKASTISIDPESSSGTTLYQTQLSSGSGSSHRSVQPTRQYRHSVSVTMAATDSSPVEIKFAKLMAFLSISFVICWMPQMIAIPLAIAPDRVPASNKFFIIADVLTALHFTSDPYVYVLSRSKSINWSLLSCIKRWRSGWRPGGLRRSQSDQSRMRTTMTEANTLDFN
- the LOC128257991 gene encoding zinc finger protein on ecdysone puffs isoform X2, with amino-acid sequence MAFRGNQNRNRNFGGGNNNYGGPMNANRMGGMNMSPWESQNPGGGQFGNNMRQGGGQMNAQAINLASNLLNNLFRNQNPPSLLDLPRGGGGMGNRNQRGGPMVSRGGGAGNRLNNRRGQGGGFQNRGATGSGPKPPQKQGGGGIRKQNAFDRAKKLLAKNANQNKKKEPTPGEKKIESPTKESPYASVPNDMFYCHLCKKHMWDANSFENHIKGRTHLMMREGIEESYRLKANMIRQEAKIAEQLKSIEFDRLKRMGKSKQRQLDYCTMCDLNFHGHISTHRKSEGHLQLKKFLHPKCIECNKEFATRIDYDTHLLSAEHLKKAAESNTKVGERKRQTLPISTEEEETRDLRLPQKRKKKPAKKEGDAADGEAKKDGAGGDGEAAEGEEGEGEEAKEGEEAADETKEGEELNESQEEEEVALPVDPEDCILDFTDGDEIPSEVDTRLPKYNWQRAVGPGLISKLECYECSVCSKFFDTEVTAEIHSRTATHHRNFLKFINEKSSDTKIAQKRAAAALEENERKKRKVEETETPAADNAGAEEAAEGAEGELYDPSEATGDDDDIEMVEENAEGEGEGEGDEEIEGEGEDDGAGQDNGEEEMEAQDEEQEAEPEPEPEPTPAKAPAPVEPAPVAKTPAKAAVKAAAPATPTAAAPSTPDASPSPAKKATPARAAAGPKATPQRQRARGRYNRY
- the LOC128257991 gene encoding zinc finger protein on ecdysone puffs isoform X1 — translated: MVSVKVNGNQQNRLANNQKVNGGNMAFRGNQNRNRNFGGGNNNYGGPMNANRMGGMNMSPWESQNPGGGQFGNNMRQGGGQMNAQAINLASNLLNNLFRNQNPPSLLDLPRGGGGMGNRNQRGGPMVSRGGGAGNRLNNRRGQGGGFQNRGATGSGPKPPQKQGGGGIRKQNAFDRAKKLLAKNANQNKKKEPTPGEKKIESPTKESPYASVPNDMFYCHLCKKHMWDANSFENHIKGRTHLMMREGIEESYRLKANMIRQEAKIAEQLKSIEFDRLKRMGKSKQRQLDYCTMCDLNFHGHISTHRKSEGHLQLKKFLHPKCIECNKEFATRIDYDTHLLSAEHLKKAAESNTKVGERKRQTLPISTEEEETRDLRLPQKRKKKPAKKEGDAADGEAKKDGAGGDGEAAEGEEGEGEEAKEGEEAADETKEGEELNESQEEEEVALPVDPEDCILDFTDGDEIPSEVDTRLPKYNWQRAVGPGLISKLECYECSVCSKFFDTEVTAEIHSRTATHHRNFLKFINEKSSDTKIAQKRAAAALEENERKKRKVEETETPAADNAGAEEAAEGAEGELYDPSEATGDDDDIEMVEENAEGEGEGEGDEEIEGEGEDDGAGQDNGEEEMEAQDEEQEAEPEPEPEPTPAKAPAPVEPAPVAKTPAKAAVKAAAPATPTAAAPSTPDASPSPAKKATPARAAAGPKATPQRQRARGRYNRY
- the LOC128257991 gene encoding zinc finger protein on ecdysone puffs isoform X4, whose amino-acid sequence is MVSVKVNGNQQNRLANNQKVNGGNMAFRGNQNRNRNFGGGNNNYGGPMNANRMGGMNMSPWESQNPGGGQFGNNMRQGGGQMNAQAINLASNLLNNLFRNQNPPSLLDLPRGGGGMGNRNQRGGPPHQGVAVR
- the LOC128257991 gene encoding zinc finger protein on ecdysone puffs isoform X3; amino-acid sequence: MFYCHLCKKHMWDANSFENHIKGRTHLMMREGIEESYRLKANMIRQEAKIAEQLKSIEFDRLKRMGKSKQRQLDYCTMCDLNFHGHISTHRKSEGHLQLKKFLHPKCIECNKEFATRIDYDTHLLSAEHLKKAAESNTKVGERKRQTLPISTEEEETRDLRLPQKRKKKPAKKEGDAADGEAKKDGAGGDGEAAEGEEGEGEEAKEGEEAADETKEGEELNESQEEEEVALPVDPEDCILDFTDGDEIPSEVDTRLPKYNWQRAVGPGLISKLECYECSVCSKFFDTEVTAEIHSRTATHHRNFLKFINEKSSDTKIAQKRAAAALEENERKKRKVEETETPAADNAGAEEAAEGAEGELYDPSEATGDDDDIEMVEENAEGEGEGEGDEEIEGEGEDDGAGQDNGEEEMEAQDEEQEAEPEPEPEPTPAKAPAPVEPAPVAKTPAKAAVKAAAPATPTAAAPSTPDASPSPAKKATPARAAAGPKATPQRQRARGRYNRY